A section of the Hevea brasiliensis isolate MT/VB/25A 57/8 chromosome 17, ASM3005281v1, whole genome shotgun sequence genome encodes:
- the LOC110657687 gene encoding transmembrane 9 superfamily member 11-like, producing the protein MDYFYHFNIWVLTLSLIYHSGYGFYLPGGYPHKYSVGEALSVKMNSITSIDTQMPFSYYSLPFCQPLDGIKYSAENLGGLLMGDRIENSPYRFRMPVNESEIFLCRTEPLSAGNYNLLKKRIDEMYQVNLILDNLPAIRYTKKEAYPIRWTGYPVGIKVQESYYVFNHLKFTVLVSKDEEANVARVIGTGDAAEVIPTIGNERSDIPGYMVVGFEVVPCSFMHNVQSVKNSKMYDKYPSPIKCDPTTVAMPIKENESIVFTYEVTFEESDIKWPSRWDAYLKMEGSKVHWFSIVNSLMVITFLSGIVLVIFLRTVRRDLTSYEELDNEAKAQVNEELSGLKLVAGDVFRAPTNASLLCVMVGDGVQILGMAVVTIVFAALGFMSPLYRGTLITGMLIFYMILGVAAGYVAVRLWRTIGCGDHKGWVSVSWGAACFFPGTAFFILTILNFLMWGSHSTGAIPFSLFVNLILPWFCISVPLTLIGGYFGAKAPHIEYPVRASQIPREIPAQKYPSWLLVLGAGTLPFGTLFIELFFIMSSIWMGRVYYVFGFLLIVFILLVVVCAEVSLVLTYMHLGFEDWKWWWKSFFASGSVAIYIFLYSINYLVFDLKSLSGPISATVYLGYSLLMAVAIMFATGTVGFLSSFWFVHYLFSSVDWIELPKFGSFGEQK; encoded by the coding sequence ATGGactatttttatcattttaacaTCTGGGTCTTGACCCTTAGCTTGATATACCATTCCGGTTATGGGTTTTACCTTCCTGGTGGTTACCCTCACAAATACAGTGTTGGTGAAGCTTTATCGGTGAAAATGAATTCCATCACTTCTATTGATACCCAGATGCCATTTAGCTATTACAGTCTACCCTTTTGCCAGCCTCTAGATGGTATCAAGTATAGTGCTGAAAATCTTGGTGGACTCCTTATGGGAGATAGGATTGAGAATTCCCCATATAGGTTTAGGATGCCTGTGAATGAGAGTGAGATCTTTTTGTGTAGAACTGAACCCTTGTCTGCTGGTAACTATAATCTTTTGAAGAAGAGGATTGATGAGATGTATCAGGTTAACTTGATTCTTGATAATTTGCCGGCAATAAGGTATACTAAGAAGGAGGCATACCCCATAAGGTGGACGGGTTATCCTGTTGGAATTAAGGTCCAGGAATCCTATTATGTGTTTAACCATTTGAAGTTTACAGTTCTTGTTAGTAAGGATGAAGAGGCTAATGTGGCACGTGTGATTGGGACTGGAGATGCTGCTGAGGTCATTCCAACAATTGGGAATGAAAGGTCGGATATTCCGGGGTACATGGTTGTGGGATTTGAAGTGGTTCCCTGCAGCTTCATGCACAACGTTCAGTCAGTGAAAAACTCAAAAATGTATGACAAATACCCATCTCCGATTAAATGTGATCCCACCACTGTGGCAATGCCAATTAAGGAGAATGAGTCAATTGTATTTACCTATGAGGTCACATTTGAGGAGAGTGATATCAAGTGGCCATCAAGATGGGATGCCTATTTGAAGATGGAGGGGTCAAAGGTGCATTGGTTCTCAATCGTGAATTCTCTGATGGTTATCACCTTCCTTTCTGGTATAGTCCTTGTCATTTTCCTGAGGACTGTGAGACGGGATTTGACCAGTTATGAGGAACTGGACAACGAGGCTAAAGCACAGGTGAATGAGGAGTTATCTGGGTTGAAACTTGTTGCGGGGGATGTTTTCCGTGCCCCAACCAATGCCTCACTTCTCTGTGTTATGGTTGGAGATGGAGTTCAGATCCTTGGGATGGCAGTTGTGACAATCGTATTTGCTGCACTTGGATTCATGTCACCCCTTTATCGTGGGACTCTTATTACAGGCATGCTTATATTCTACATGATTCTCGGTGTTGCAGCTGGCTATGTGGCAGTCCGCCTTTGGAGGACTATTGGATGTGGCGATCACAAAGGATGGGTTTCAGTTTCCTGGGGGGCTGCTTGCTTTTTCCCTGGTACTGCCTTTTTTATTCTAACCATTTTGAATTTCCTGATGTGGGGTAGTCATAGCACAGGAGCCATTCCATTCTCATTGTTTGTCAATCTGATTTTGCCCTGGTTCTGCATCTCTGTTCCCCTTACCCTAATTGGGGGATATTTTGGGGCAAAGGCACCCCATATTGAATACCCTGTTCGAGCCAGCCAGATTCCCCGGGAAATACCAGCTCAAAAGTACCCATCTTGGCTTCTAGTTCTTGGTGCCGGAACTCTTCCCTTTGGTACCCTTTTCATTGAGCTCTTCTTTATCATGTCTAGCATCTGGATGGGCCGTGTTTATTATGTTTTTGGGTTTCTCTTGATTGTTTTTATCCTTCTGGTGGTGGTTTGTGCCGAAGTGTCGCTTGTTTTAACTTACATGCATCTCGGCTTTGAGGACTGGAAATGGTGGTGGAAGTCCTTCTTTGCTTCTGGTTCAGTGGCCATCTATATTTTCTTGTACTCCATTAACTATCTGGTATTTGATCTCAAGAGTTTAAGTGGGCCAATCTCTGCAACGGTTTACCTGGGGTATTCTCTTCTAATGGCTGTAGCAATTATGTTTGCAACCGGAACCGTTGGATTTCTTTCATCATTCTGGTTTGTGCACTACTTGTTCTCTTCAGTAGACTGGATTGAGCTACCAAAATTTGGCAGTTTTGGAGAGCAGAAATGA